The proteins below come from a single Elgaria multicarinata webbii isolate HBS135686 ecotype San Diego chromosome 11, rElgMul1.1.pri, whole genome shotgun sequence genomic window:
- the TMEM102 gene encoding transmembrane protein 102 — protein sequence MASPSEDHSLKPAPAKPLTDLDFRSGARIKELNQLIQEYEARNPSVLDAPELHRAKDLVFSLLGQVQKSDGKLPPINRYLILSGGAQQGTVNVDPGTLCPLSPGGDYDTDFTLLVPVLQAAGVPVTLDMKQSPPGCSQISLQPFDAGTLRHWSDCCSGDEAYLSAELVADWFFRSVANAAKDSRVERRGCLTSVVISVGLYRILYDIVPVVALRGWPEVAQPWLSQAHFWDGKLKDEEVAGGFYLLPSASGADWRLAFSSSELYLRKTLPLPLVHAVRAATALLGCRRLKGLGPYHLFTLSLWSCERLPTSYLGQEENAAHALLGLLDDLSASLVHRHLPNYFLPQWNLLEGLSRRAVENLAQQVTRARADPSKYLRQAVEGAKEASRLAKAFRNQVSSSGVS from the exons ATGGCATCCCCCTCCGAAGACCACTCCCTCAAGCCAGCTCCAGCCAAACCTCTCACGGACCTGGATTTTCGTTCCGGGGCACGAATCAAAGAGCTCAATCAACTCATCCAAGAGTATGAAGCCAggaaccccagcgtcctggacgCTCCAGAGTTGCACCGTGCCAAGGATCTTGTCTTCTCCCTGCTGG GTCAAGTCCAGAAATCTGATGGAAAACTTCCGCCGATCAACCGATACCTGATTCTTTCCGGAGGGGCCCAGCAGGGCACTGTCAATGTGGACCCGGGCACTCTGTGCCCCCTCTCTCCCGGCGGTGACTACGACACGGACTTCACCCTCCTGGTGCCAGTTCTGCAGGCAGCCGGGGTCCCCGTCACCTTGGACATGAAGCAAAGCCCCCCAGGTTGCAGCCAGATCAGCCTCCAGCCCTTCGACGCTGGAACGCTCCGCCATTGGTCAGACTGTTGCTCAGGCGATGAGGCCTACCTCTCCGCCGAGCTGGTGGCCGACTGGTTTTTCCGCTCCGTTGCCAACGCTGCCAAAGACTCCAGGGTCGAGCGGCGCGGCTGCCTCACCTCCGTGGTCATCTCCGTTGGGCTCTACCGCATCCTCTACGATATCGTCCCAGTGGTGGCTTTGAGGGGCTGGCctgaagttgcccaaccctggctGAGCCAGGCCCACTTCTGGGACGGCAAGTTGAAGGACGAGGAAGTCGCCGGTGGCTTCTACCTCTTGCCTTCCGCCTCCGGTGCCGATTGGCGCCTGGCGTTCTCGTCGAGCGAGCTGTACCTGAGGAAGACCCTTCCTCTCCCGTTGGTTCACGCTGTCCGAGCTGCCACGGCCCTCCTCGGCTGCCGTCGCCTTAAGGGCTTGGGGCCTTACCACCTCTTCACCCTGTCCCTTTGGTCGTGCGAGCGCCTCCCGACCAGCTACCTTGGCCAAGAGGAGAACGCCGCCCACGCGCTGCTGGGCCTTCTGGATGACCTGTCCGCCAGTTTGGTCCACAGGCATCTCCCCAACTACTTCCTACCCCAGTGGAACCTTCTGGAAGGCCTTTCCCGGCGAGCCGTGGAGAACCTTGCCCAGCAGGTGACCCGGGCGAGGGCTGACCCTTCCAAGTACCTCCGCCAAGCTGTGGAAGGGGCCAAAGAAGCCAGTCGCTTAGCGAAGGCCTTTAGAAACCAGGTTTCTTCCTCCGGGGTCTCGTAA